The DNA window ctAAAATTTTTACGAGAGAGGTTTCGATACTATATAGTATTAAAttttgggtgattctacaatgcactcccttaaaagggatgttgCACCAtctacttgtttcggcatccaaaaaaaaaatttagtctaattttttttcatattcatgtacgttatagctatttaagacatcctacaaaattttaagaaattcggaataatttataatatagaaaataatgttcaaatagtctattttacacgcgtataaaataaaatattcacgCGTGCTACACACTGCTTGAACgcaattttcggcgtgttaaacttttctgaatttcttaaaatcttccaggatgtcttaaataagtataatttacatgaccatgagaaaaaaattgacaaaaaaattatttcggatactaaaacagatagaCATGTATCAGTATATTCCTTTTAAGGaggtgcattatagaattttcttaaaattttttagtagagtatcatttttttcttatattgtaaaactatttttgtttttgaaattataattaaaaaaataaaaaatacacgtACAAGGTGCGGTTGACACCACACCACACCGCTCTTAGAAAAATACTagctaatatttttaataacttttaatatatatttttggaaaattctacaatgcacccctttaaaatagatatattgatgcacccctatCTATTTTAGCATCcgagataattttttagtcaatttttttttatagttatgtacgttatagttatttaagacatcctgcaaaattttaagaaatttggaaaagtttaacacgccgaaaactatgttcaaacagtgtgttgcacgcgtgactattttattatacgcgtgtaaaatcgattgtttgaacattgttttctatattgtaaattattccgaatttctcaaaattttgtaagatatcttaaatagctataacgtacatgaatataaaaaaaattagagtaaaatttttttttagatgccAAAATAAGTTAAGAGTACAtcaatacatcccttttaaaggggtgcattgtagaatcaccctatatttttattcctccaaatatatatatatatatatatttatggaaaattctacaatgcaccccctttaaatggatatattgatgctACCCTATCTGTTTTaacatccgaaataattttttagtcaaattttttctcatggtcatgtatgtcatagttatttaagacatcctacaaaattttaagaaattgggaaaagtttaacacaccgaaaattatgttcaaacagtgtgttgcacgcgtgactattttattttatacacatgtaaaatagactgtttgaacattgttttctatattgtaaattattccgaatttttcaaaattttgtaggatatcttaaatagctataacatacatgaatataaaaaaaaaaaaaattagactaaaaaatttttcTGGATGCTgaaacaagttaagggtgcatcggtacatcccttttaagggggtccatcgtagaatcaccctatatttatttaacttttagttttatttaatctctTATTAGAAGTTTCAGTTTGTTTAAACATTGTATTTATCAATTATGTacacatatattaataaaaaaaataccataaattaacctttaatttatatttttataattaaaaaatatataatatgtatcaTAGGTTATACTAATATTGATTGAgttaatttatacattttgtATCATAACTTTATAGtacctttattattttatttgcacataattatttttagttatgaattttgtaaatttaaatatttttattgtaatattttaagtattaaatTAGTTAGATATTATTGCAAACCGCTCACACTACACTATACACCGCATTTTGTTATGCAGTTTTGAGATTTATATAATGCGGTTACAGTTTGAAAAATTGCTCAAACCACTCTAAAAAATTTGCCAAAAACTGGATCACTGGGAATAATAAGAACAGTTATACCACTACATTCCtcaatatataattaaggaaaattctacaatgcaccccattaaaatggatatattgatgcacccctatctgttttagcatctgaaataattttttagtcaaattttttctcatagtcatgtatgttatagttatttaagacatcctgcaaaattttaagaaatttggaaaagtttaacacgccgaaaattatgttcaaacagtatgttgcacgcgtgactattttattttatacgcgtgtaaaatagactgtttgaacattgttttctatattgtaaattattctgaatttttcaaaattttgtaggatatcttaaatagctataatgtacatgaatatgaaaaaaattagactaaaaaatttttctggatgccgaaacaagttaaggTGCATCAgtgcatcccttttaagggggtgcatggTAGAATCACCCTATAATTAACGTATACGTTTAACATATATGGTACATACTGCATAGGGATGGGCATATGAACCTATAAGTTATAGGGttggctaattaatgctcttatatcttaattattaatataaaaaattatatatagaagtgtaattttctaaAAGTTAGGTAAGTCCCAACAAAATCAGTTAATTACATTATTTGGTATggtgtaatatttttataagaatgatagtctttgttatttttatgtttagcATAAAGTTTTTAAGTTCGAGAAAATTATTGCTCCATATAAAGGtaacatttattattatttttaattattaataataatataataagaatGAATACCTGGGCCTGATCACCAATGTGAATGACAAGGGCATTAGGGATGTATTGGACATCGATCCAATGGTTGTGATGGAAAACTTGAAGACCAGGGACATCATTGGGGACAAGAATGGTGAGAGAGGACAAGTCAGTGTGAGGCTGAACTCCAAGAGCAAGATCAGGACGAGGGCATGGTGGGTAATAATTAATCTTCATCATATATTCAATCTCTTCTCCTCCCACTGCTTCCTTCATCCTACTCTCTTCCAACTCTAACCCTAATGAAAGACTCTTCAATATCTCATCTCCCACTTCTTTCACGTACTTCCCATACTCTTCATTTACCTCCCtataatatattacaaaattaaataaaaacccTTTTTAGGTAATTAAAGTGATCACAAACCATATCATTTCCCTTTTCTTTTAGTCATCATCACTTTAATCTATCGTTATTGTCTCTCAATATCTCTCTATAATTATTAgataaaagtaataataacatcTCTCTATTTATTGCTGTCAACTTTTTGGTAAATAATTACAAGTAGGTAAAGTACAACCCTATTGATTAATATAGGATGTAacgagaaaaaaataaaataaaataacataaccattttcttAATTCACCTAATTAATCTATATTAAATGCTATATTTagtgtgattatatatatataaaaagctaTATTAAACTTGCGAATAGCTAGAAGTTAACATACTCTTTTATGGAAACTGTTTTTGTTAAGTTGTATTTAATTAGTAtataggttttgaaaatttcataTGTTTACAAAAGCCAGAACTAAACTGTTGCATTGGCTAAATCCATTTTTGTAGAGAAATCTTTTACCAGTGCACCCGCACTTGATCAATTAGAATATTtggtaaatttcgaaaatattttaaattaaaaatatgattaaaatattttgttaaaagcGTAACTTAAAGCctcaataaacatatataaataaattagagATACCTGTAAGAGGGAGGATTTTTGGGCCAAAATTGGTAGTTAATGGTGGAAGGAGGCCATATCCTATGAAAGAGATGATCGACCCAAGATTTGGCACCCTTAGATATCTTGGATCCATAGCCTTCAATGGATGTGGCCCCAAGTGGCCTGGCATAGACTTCTTTCTCTTCTTGTGGAAGCTCAAAGAATTCTTCTCCAACATTCTTCAACTTCCTTATCAGCTCAACAGGCATCTTATGGTTCACCACTTGGAAGAAACCCCACTCCTTTGCAGCCTGGACAATTGACCCGACCCGCTTCTCCTGATCCGGCTCACTCAGATCAACGGTGGGGATTTCAGGGATTGGCCCTTTGAATGTGGTGAGAATGGGCTGATCCTCCACTGGCATTATGAACTCATCTGGGATTGTGTCTTTCATTTCAGCATTGATGGAATGAGCTATGGATTGTACTCTCTCCTTCACCACCTCCgccatattattattaattaattatatttattattggaaAAAGAGTACTACTGAgctgaagatgaagaagaaataaGAAGAAAGAAATGGTCCACGGGGTTTTGCTGATATATATACACCtacatatatagagagagagagagagaaaaagttgAGAAAGTTGGTTAATATAAGGACCTTCACCTCCTAGAGGAGGTCTCAGTAATTAATTAGTAAGCGAGTTTAGTGTATTAGTTTAATTAATGATCAAATAGGTGTTTACGtttgagagaaagagagagagagtaataTAGACGTGGCCACTAAAAATTGGGAGAGAGCTAACAACCACGCAGACTCCATGCTATGTTATATCCGGAGCAATCAaaggcttcttcttcttcttttttttttttttttgaaatgaggaattaatggctttattaattttaattttttttaaacagtttgtATATTTATTATCGGAACAGTATCTATAtttccttttaattttttttttttttgaaacagtatgtatatttattatgaTAAATGTTAAAAGACACCCGTGGTGCCAAGCACTCTCTTACGTGTCAATATAACTAttggtttaattaaatatcgggTTCTAtatagttaaatataataacttttagggagtatcaCTAGTGAATCGCAAGACAACACGTCTTAAAGGTGTTAAGCACTACTGGTAtccaataacaatgctcattTATTAATATTGACATAGGCCGACCAAGTAACtcctaaaaaaatgaaaaaaaaaaattatatataaattttgattagttataatatattttttttaattaaaaataataaatagaaacatataataataattttaacatGTTGATTAAACTATACCATACCCTCAATTTTAATTCTGAATCCGTCACAAATTATTGAAATAgtatgtatatttattattagagcatggttatttttttgaaaaatgcttGATGGGGTAAAAAATTTGGCAAAATATAAGAATGTTATACCATtagagataaaaaaaatgttatttttgaaatttacatTGATGTCACACAATGGCATTGATTCTATgtatttttttacaataaaaaataatatatatatataatagtttaataaaaaaaaattatacatatataataatgtatgatattataattataacatttttaaaaactgtcaaaaataatgtagaagaaagaaaaataaaatataatatatttgaaTGATATGAAGATATATAGCACTTTTAAAAGTTACTATCATTAAGATACTCTTGGTAGCTTAAACCTATCTAACCtcgatttttattatttgtgagcataattattataaaagggTAATGATGGTATTTAAGatgttaaataaaaatgaatgcTTCATTTATGTGACAAACTCCTATAGtctatcaaaataataataataaaaaaaaaattagcttcgttcaaaaaaataaaaataaataaataaataaaaattagctaCAGTGTCATTaatcaatttaattatttatgctgcTGTTAGATTATATTAGTTGGATTACATATTAGTTAGCTAGTGTCGTGGCTTTTAATTTTACTGTAGCtgagtttttcttttctttttttcatttttttttttaagaaaagcaTGAATTTATATAAGGCTAATTAACGAACCAAATTAAGTGTTATAGAAGcattaaaaaatctaaaaaaagcATCAATCCACATCTTAACACCTATAGTAATAGACGTAACTAGTGCATGAATTACGCTATTTGCATTATACGCGAAATAGCCTGACACGAACCACCATCAACAGCTAATAGAGAAATAatttaacaataataaataaactttatttattAGCTGAGTTTTTCTATTTGTGGGttattgagaatttatttatttatgagtaATTTGCTGCTAAATTTCCTAAACTTTGAAGTTTGGTAGATTGAAATTTTAGGGGCTAAACTCCTTAATTTACATAATCATTTTGCTCTGTGATTTTTCTGTCCACTTTGGTTAAGTGTCAGAGTAGATTACCACAGTATTGTATACAAGTGTACAAGTAGTGAAATTTTATTGGTTCACCTAATATTAATacttaacaaaaattaatttaaaaaattttaaaatgcgaaaaaacatataattaaaaatatttttttttcactttttctatttttttctttctttcttcttcttcctctggaATGCCtaccctctctcttcctcttcttccatGGACGCTCATTTGATACTCTCTCTGCTTGTGCACCACTGTCGACGGAACAAGAGCATCGTGTTCCAGCCTAGAACCTCGAAAACCTTGACCCCATGCAGACCCAAAACTAATATGTCATGATGAATGGCTCAGTTTTTTCATCTGAGTCATATCCTGGCAGTTTGCCATATTCTCCTTCTTGATAATTCCTAAATTTATCCTCCAATTGTATTACTCGCAATTGAATAGGATCCATAGGTTGTTGATTCGTGTTTTAATTAAGTTGGTTACGCAAATTAAGTGTATTTCGATTTAAGTGCTTGTGAAGGTCTGCCTGCCTTCAATTTAACCTCTCATGGAGATCAGGTTCACGTTGCCTTTGCTCGTAATTACTCACGGACCTAGTCCCTGAGTAACTTTCAGACTGAAAAATTGTGCGAGTTACTTATACTTTCCTGGTCAGTAAACTAATGTCGAGATCTGCTCCCATCTCGCGTTTGTCTATTTGTTCCAGTCGACCTACTATGCCCGTAGGATCGCGATTCTCATGTACTTGAACTTACTTCACGCATCCCATCTCGCATTGGTCTTCTTCTTCGAAAGAGATTAGACACACGTCCCCTACTTAGGTAAGTGTGCATATTTTCTTTGTCCGTGCGAGAAGGCCTTTGTGGATGCCTTGGGGGGCGACCACCGGACCTAGGTTGGTTTCCAAGATTCCTTCCAGCATTACAAGGGATTTCCTTGTTTCCTGGTCGCAGTTTTCTTGCCTTTGCGTTCATGCAAGATAACTCAAGTATATCAGTCTGCTCATTCCCTTGGTTTGCAAATCCATGGAAGTTCTTGGAACATCACGTCTATGTTCTTGATTTCTTGTATTACTTGGGTtgggttgattttttttatccaTTGGGACATCCATCGCATTCCCAAGTTGTTCTTCCTGAGCATTTATGGGATTCCCTTGGTTATTTTCCTGCCTCCTGGTCCTGGAGCCTCGAGGTCTTCCTCGTGGTCTCCTTACAATTGGATCAGGTTGGTTTTAAGGAACTGTTCCCTGTGCAGCCCTGGCTGTCGTGACTTGATGTCACCCAATTAGTTACATtgcggtcgcggtagtaaacgggctatatATCGTATCCACAGAGaggaaaaatacactcaaaaggatagttagtaattttacgagaataaaataaaaacattgaatgtgatgagaatattgagaaaataatttttgaaaattaaacaagtaattaaaatgagaagtgatcagaaaataattatggaagacacaagcttcgtacatgcaattatattttcttaataaaattgattctttaaacTCAACTACAATTTtacaccattaattatagttgaaaaatgtgtataattaagctcactagaaaaatatgttctctaattaaattgATACTACTTCTAAAatactatcatattatataatttaagtcGACAAAATACTGCCGGCAGAATGCAGTaataatcatataatataataaacaccctaataattaataatctaacttacataagaaaagcatgattgaatttatataaaagatactattaaatttaaagtgtaAATTAGAAGaagataaatttaata is part of the Cannabis sativa cultivar Pink pepper isolate KNU-18-1 chromosome 5, ASM2916894v1, whole genome shotgun sequence genome and encodes:
- the LOC115717395 gene encoding flavonol synthase/flavanone 3-hydroxylase is translated as MAEVVKERVQSIAHSINAEMKDTIPDEFIMPVEDQPILTTFKGPIPEIPTVDLSEPDQEKRVGSIVQAAKEWGFFQVVNHKMPVELIRKLKNVGEEFFELPQEEKEVYARPLGATSIEGYGSKISKGAKSWVDHLFHRIWPPSTINYQFWPKNPPSYREVNEEYGKYVKEVGDEILKSLSLGLELEESRMKEAVGGEEIEYMMKINYYPPCPRPDLALGVQPHTDLSSLTILVPNDVPGLQVFHHNHWIDVQYIPNALVIHIGDQAQIASNGLYKSVLHRTTVNKSKVRMSWPVFLEPPAEFVVGPIPELLTQDNPPKFKTKLFKDYAYCKLNKIPQ